A portion of the Pseudopipra pipra isolate bDixPip1 chromosome 1, bDixPip1.hap1, whole genome shotgun sequence genome contains these proteins:
- the RRS1 gene encoding ribosome biogenesis regulatory protein homolog, which translates to MAAVRVEAVLAAAEEQEAEKRRSITVEKELELEFDLGNLLALDRNPPPSAAALRGAGPRREALLRALARDNTQLLVSRLWELPAERAGGAGGPLVARLPEPTFRLPREKPPPRPRPPTRWEQFARLKGIRRRKKTSLVWDEQAKEWRRRWGYRRAGGDPARAWLAEVPAGADPEEDQFARLRREKRERVARNELNRLRNLARAHRAGSAVPAAPLHPTGHQDREELHRVARVARVSTASLGRFQPRLPKEPAEPPSRSGGRKRRFEPLLGNLAAERSRQLELLRDMGSKKPVLDITRAVNKQMRQEEAEAAAAHKGKKQSQRGKRGRRQQRPGRSGKKSGARRQQQQQKPAGSGTGGGRRKKA; encoded by the coding sequence ATGGCGGCCGTGCGGGTCGAGGCGGTGCTGGCGGCCGCCGAGGAGCAGGAGGCGGAGAAGCGGCGGAGCATCACGGTagagaaggagctggagctggagttCGACTTGGGTAACTTGCTGGCGCTGGACCGCAACCCCCCTCCATCGGCGGCGGCGCTGCGCGGGGCCGGCCCGCGGCGGGAGGCGCTGCTGCGGGCGCTGGCCCGCGACAACACGCAGCTTCTGGTGTCCCGGCTCTGGGAGCTGCCGGCCGAGCGCGCCGGCGGTGCCGGGGGGCCGCTGGTGGCGCGGCTGCCCGAGCCCACCTTCCGCCTGCCGCGGGAGAagccgccgccgcggccgcggccgccgacGCGCTGGGAGCAGTTCGCGCGGCTGAAGGGCATCCGCCGCCGCAAGAAAACCTCGCTGGTGTGGGACGAGCAGGCCAAGGAGTGGCGGCGGCGCTGGGGCTACCGGCGAGCGGGCGGAGACCCGGCCCGCGCCTGGCTGGCGGAGGTGCCGGCAGGCGCCGACCCCGAGGAGGACCAGTTTGCGCGGCTGCGGCGGGAGAAGCGGGAGCGGGTGGCGCGCAACGAGCTGAACCGGCTGCGCAACCTGGCCCGGGCCCACCGCGCCGGGAGCGCCGTGCCCGCCGCGCCCCTGCACCCCACCGGCCACCAGGACCGCGAGGAGCTGCACCGGGTCGCCCGCGTCGCCCGCGTCTCCACCGCCTCACTCGGCCGCTTCCAGCCGCGGCTGCCGAAGGAGCCAGCGGAGCCGCCCTCCCGCAGCGGCGGCAGAAAGCGCCGCTTCGAGCCGCTCCTGGGCAACCTGGCGGCCGAGCGCAGCcggcagctggagctgctgcggGACATGGGCAGCAAGAAGCCGGTCCTGGACATCACCCGCGCTGTCAACAAGCAGATGCGCCAAGAGGAGGCCGAGGCGGCCGCCGCCCACAAGGGCAAGAAGCAGTCGCAGCGGGGCAAGCGCGGCCGCCGCCAGCAGCGGCCGGGCCGCAGCGGCAAGAAGAGTGGAGcccggcggcagcagcagcagcagaagcccGCGGGCAGTGGCACCGGCGGCGGCCGGAGGAAGAAGGCATGA